A region of Mus pahari unplaced genomic scaffold, PAHARI_EIJ_v1.1 scaffold_13737_1, whole genome shotgun sequence DNA encodes the following proteins:
- the LOC115063318 gene encoding dynein heavy chain 7, axonemal-like, protein MRLVLDKKTIKFAPEFNVYIDTLINVYEIMIKAVSFVPRVETKLYSQWESKPKPTNLKPIILKEIIDAHKEKIREVVLQESMEPTEHLKMYDKYQFLITGKAEHDTDEFLFQNQNYERLIEEIRKYQKLKEEIQYTSRKTVRLGMFEMHFEELIKSLVKRADVICGKLIAKMFRDHQELNTMYAS, encoded by the exons ATGAGGCTGGTTCTTGATAAAAAAACCATTAAGTTTGCACCTGAGTTTAATGTCTACATAGATACCCTCATCAATGTCTATGAAATCATGATTAAGGCTGTCAGCTTTGTGCCAAGAGTTGAGACAAAATTGTATTCCCAATGG GAAAGCAAACCTAAGCCAACAAACTTGAAGCCCATAATTCTGAAAGAAATCATAGATGCTCATAAGGAAAAGATTAGAGAGGTGGTGTTACAAGAGAGCATGGAACCAACCGAGCACCTCAAAATGTATGACAAGTATCAGTTCTTGATTACTGGAAAAGCTGAGCATGATACTGATGAGTTCCTGTTTCAAAATCAGAACTATGAGAGACTAATAGAGGAAATTCGAAAATACCAAAAgctaaaagaagaaatacagtaCACATCTCGAAAG ACTGTTCGTTTGGGAATGTTTGAAATGCACTTTGAGGAACTGATCAAATCGTTAGTGAAGCGAGCAGATGTCATCTGTGGGAAACTGATAGCCAAGATGTTCCGCGATCACCAGGAACTAAACACAATGTACGCGAGT